The Brachypodium distachyon strain Bd21 chromosome 4, Brachypodium_distachyon_v3.0, whole genome shotgun sequence nucleotide sequence GGCAGCAGCCATCAGGCTATCAGCTCAGCTTAAGCTTCAGCTGCGCCGCGTCCGCCTCCGCGAAAACAATATAGTGGAGCTGTCCGTGACTCGTCAATGGCGCCAGAGAAGAGCAGAGCCCGAGCTACTCGTCTCCGCCGGGCCGCGCGTGCTTCATCCTGGTGagctccttcctcctcttcctcgcctccgccgccgtcgccgccttgtccgcgcgcccgccgccgccgccattgccgcccACTTCCAGCCCCAGCGTGAGCGAGCACGGgtcggcgccgtcgtcggtgtcgtcttcctcctctccggccgtcccgccgccgccagatcCAACCgggctcccgccggcgccggcgaacgACTGCTGCGCGGCGtaggacggcggcgcggggtagTACCACGCGCCCATGGGCGGGAGGcagagtggcggcggcggcgcgccggcggccggtggTTCGTACCCCGGCGGCCAGGTGCCCCAGACGTACGGCACGGGAACTGGCGCCGAGGACGGTCCTGCTGTGGCGTACAGGAAgcccggctgcggcggcggcggtggcgccgccgcttgTTGGGAGGCTTCTGCTCGCTGCGCCGGTGCTTCTGCCGTGCCCGTGGGCATGGCTATCGGCACCGGAGATGGCGACCTGTCCGCCGTCTTGGCGACAACCTGCAGAAACAGGAATTTACAAGATTATGATTCAGCACCGGCAAAGCTTCAAACATCCATCCATGGACAAGGACAAGCCACTGGCTCTAGCTAGTACGAGAAGCTAGCGTGCAGCAACTTGACGCAGCAGAAGGGAAGGGAAGTGAAATTCTTGGCAGAAAGCCAAATACAGAAACACGGGTGTGACAGAGACATGGTTATCGAACAAAGTAACCAAACACAGATGTCACCAGCAAAATCCGACACTAATTTGGTCCCAAAATTCGACAACGACTAGTAGCAGGTGTACGCCTGTCTGTACGATGGAGTCGCGACTaccaggaagaagaaaagtgcAGCGGTCCTGATGCATGTGGCTGGTTTTCAGGGGGCACAACTGGAGGCTCCGAACATGCTAGCTAGGTTATGTGTGGCCTAACAGTTGTAACAACGGTGACAAAAGAGGAAAACTTAATTAGAATAACGAAAGCGATAGACGATGACTAGTACTGTAGTGTCGTGCCTGTTCTTTCAGCTGCTTGTTGGTCTCCTGCAGCGTCAGGTACTCCTGCATCACCGTCTCCTTCTCCTGCAtaccaaacaaattaattcatAATTAGTACTGCATCAAGGAAAAATATGACACTGCATATATAGTAGTAGACAAAGTTCTTGCGCACCTTCTTCATGCTCTCATTCTGCGACGACAGGTCGGCGACTTTCCTGGCCAGCTCGTCCCGGATCGCCTGGAACGAATCaatcaagaacaagatgaaattCGAACACCCTCTGCTGCTCTCTCTGATTTGCGATTTGTGCTAAAGAACAAGAGCCAAGAAATTGTTTTCTGATTAGCTaacctggcggcggaggatggTCTGGCGCGCGGACTCCCGGTTGGCGAGCACGCGCCGGAGCCGCTTCGCCTCCTTCTCCGCCTCCGTCAGCGTGCTATGCCGGGGCCTGGCGCCGTAGCCGGCGCCAGGCGCGGCCACCGCCGGGAGTGCTTGCTGATGCGTGGGGCAACCGCCGGCGCTGGAGCTGCTGGAGCAGGGCGacgaggctgcggcggcgccctgGATGCCGACCCTGCCCAGCTCCAGGCTCAGCCTCGtgctcgcctcctcctcttcagACTCACCATGGGCACCTGATCTCTCAgcctgcggctgcggcggcgctcccgcgacggcgccggccatgTCGGCCAGAGCCATGGCCGCGTCGAGCTCCACGTCCtcgtccccgccgcccgccgagACGCCTCGCCGGCATTGCCGCTGACTGCTGCCAGCCATGGGGGCGATCTTGGCATCTGCCGCGGCTGGGGGCTCTGGGATGGGTCCCCTACTTGTACTACTGCTCCTCCTGCTAATGAATGGCAAAGAAAGGggatggaaggaaggaagggcggtggccggaggagaggaagcagAGCCCGGCTCAAATACATACATCCGCTTCCCCGGCCCATGCCCGCGCGCCACGTAAAGGAGCCACAGGACATCGCCGGAGGACGCACACGTAGGCCCAGGATGGACACGTGCCTCGCGAGCTCCCCCTGCATGCTTGCATGCGAGAGGTCTGGTTTCGGTGGGCCAGGCCTGTCAGCGGGACTAGATCGATGTGGCCGCATCGGACGTACACGTGGACAACCCCACGGCTGGGAAGGAGAAGCAGAGCGCTGGTGTGCGCCTGCAATTGGGGCCGGGGCGGTCAGTGAGGGCTGGGGAAGCGGTGTGCCGCGTGTGAATGGGACAGGGCAGACGGAGGGGACGTGCCTGGAAGACCGCGCTGAAGCTCCTCGGTCGGTTTGCGCGCGAGCGATTGATTGATTCGCTGGCCCGTAACTTGTTCCCAGGCCAGGCGGGTCAAGGGGGGCAAGCGTGTGATTGCTGCGTCGTGGCCTTTTGGGGACTTTGGGTCTCATCTGTTAAGGTCGATATGACCGTGGTGCAGCCGCAGGCCGGGAACGACGAACAGAGAAGCAGGATACGGAGTGGCAATTTGTAAGTTTACCCATGTCCAAGTCGTCGTAACCCCTCAAGTCGATACGGTGTTGGTCCCACACGTACACAGATGATAAACAATTAGACCCTGCGATGAAacaatttataaaaaaaataggacaCAAATTCTCAATTTAGAGGCTAATTTGGCACGTTCAAAATAGAAACAGTACCTTAACTGTGCAGCAAAGTGGAACCACAAATTCTCAATTTAGAGGCTATTTTACGGGGTGGTAGTCGCCTGACACGTTGCCTCTGCTTAGTCGGCGAGAGGATGAGTACCGGCACTCCGGCAGGCATTCTCTCGCAGTCTCGCGCGCTCTGTGTTGACGTCACTCGTGATGAATATTCCGCGGTACAGTAGTACGCCCTAGCTTCCTCCCCAATGGACCATGAAACCGAGACGTGTGATGGAACAACCAAGGAGACGGACCATGCGCGCATCACATGATGCGGTAGTAAACATATGCATTGCGCCAAGTTTGCCCAAAGCTGACGTCTTTGTTCGGCTTCGGCACAGTGGGGACGGCTGAAAGTAAAGTTGGACTTGTCACACGATCCATGCATACCCATCCATCTATCCATGCAGCAGCCAAGCGGCCGGCGAGAACTGCAAGGGGCCAAAGCGGCGAAAGCGTACATGCATGCCAACGACGACGATACGACCACTTGTTGGCCGCTGCCGTTACGTTACGCACTTGGCTACACCTACACGCACCGCCTATTATCAGTATCCTCGGCTGGCCGCCACTGCATGCACCTTCTGTTTGGATATGCTGCCATTGTTCAGTACTAGTACGACCGATCAGGTCCGGCTTTTGATGTCTCGATCTCGATGATCGGTCGAAAACCATCCGTGTATGCTGGGCTTTCAAGATCGAGGCGGTGCGGCACATGCGGCATGCCGTATATGGCAAGAGCGGCGCACGCGCCAGCGCCAGATGATATAGACGGAAGGCGGTCGCGGTCTCGCAGACCGTTTGGAGACATATCCGTTTGGAGATAAACGACGTAAAACACCGGTGAGTTTTTACTCTTCCGGTTAagaatccacgtcacttaaaTATTTGGAGTACATGAAAATGAGTTACTCCGGTCAACAATCTGCCGTTTTGGTGGACAacaatatatttcattttttctgaGGGAGCCCAATAGttgagagtttttttttctttcttgaggAATACTCCACGAGTATactttaccttttctttttcgctCCTCATCTCATAACGAGATTACGATAGCGGCCTTCGTCAACCAGGCCGATCCCAAAGCCCATTTCTACTTTGTCCCAACAAGGCAAACCCGTGGGCCGTAACGAGCTCTGCAACATGGCCCGACTGTACATACAGTATCTCAATGCAGCAGttgcgccggcggccaccgcccTTCGCTCGGCAAGAGCCAAGAGGAGTACTACTAGTAGATCGAACCCGCCCCCTTGCTCGCTCTGCAGACACCAAGATCGCCCTCATGTCCGGAAATCGTCAGCGGCAATGCCTGCGAGGCGTCgcgggcggcgacgacgacgtggagctcggcgccgccatggctcTGGCCGACATGGCCGGCGCCGttgcagcagcgccgccgccgcctcaagCTGAGAGATCCTCAGGCGCCCATGGGGACGGTGACtatggggaagaggaagaggcgagCACGAGGCTGAGCCTGGAGCTGGGCAAGGTCGGCGTccagggcgccgccgccgcctcgtccgcCTGCTCCAGCGCCGGGCAGCAGCATAAGCAAGTACTCCCGGCGGTGGCCGCGCCGGGTGCCGGATACGGCGCGAGGCCTCGGAATAGCGCGCTGACGGAGGCGGAGAAGGAGGCGAagcggctgcggcgggtgCTCGCCAACCGGGAGTCCGCCCGCCAGACCATCCTTCGCCGCCAGGTTTATTAATCAACAGAAAATTTCTTTCTTGGCTCTTACTCCAGCCTACGCAATAACAAAGAGTTCGAATGTTTCGCAACAGTATTGTTGGAATTTCATCTTGTTTCTTGATTGATCCGTCCGTTCCAGGCGATCCGAGACGAGCTGGCGAGGAAAGTCGCGGACTTGGCGTCGCAGAACGAGAGCATGAAGAAGGTGATCGATCAGCAGTTAATGGGTTGCATTAATTATTTACAGGGAGGAACATTTGGTTGTAGCACAGCGCGACAAATTAATCGTGCACGATTTCATCTCTTTAATTACcgcaggagaaggaggcggtGATGCAAGAGTACCTGGCGCTGCAGGAGACAAACAAGCAGCTCAGAGAACAGGCACGGTCCTTTTCGTTATTCTAATTAAGTTTTTGCTCTCTGGCGGTTCGTTGTTAGTAGTGCAGCAACTGTCAGTGTTAGGCCGGCTACACGTACTTGAGGATCGATCTAGCTAGCATGTTCGGAGCCTCCAGTTGTTGGCCCTGGAAGCGAGCCACATGTGCCTGCGGAGTCGCTAGTCCGCCGCTCTACGTGTTGCCGCAGCTACTAGTCAACAGCCGAACTTGGAAGCCCCCAACTGCTGGATGGACGCTTGCTGGCGACACATGGCTATTTCTAGCTAGCTCGTCTGGATATAACATATGATCGAATATACGATCCACATCCTTTCTTAATTCCGTTATTTCCCGCATTTGGCTTTCTGCCAAAGATTACTTGCTTGATTGCTTCTCTTCAAGTTTGGCGCCCCAGCTCGACTAATATAACTGTCATGTTTGAATTAACGATTCGGACGAACACCTTCCGCGCGCCCTGAATGCCGTTCCTGTCTTGTGTGCATGCAGGCTGttgcgaaggcggcggcggcggccatggacatAGACACGGCGGAAGAACCGGCGCGCCGAGCAGAAGGCAACGCGGcgtcgtccccggcgccggccgcaccgccgccgcatccgGGCTTCCTGTGCGCCACCGCGGGGCCACCTGCCATGCCGGTGCCGCACGTCTGGGGCTCATGGCCTCCGGGGTACGATCCGCGCGTCGGCAACCCGGccgccctcgcgccgccgccctcctatGCGCACCAATCGTTGTTCCCCAGCGGGGGCGGGAGCCCGGGTGGCACTGGGGCCGGGGAGGAGGACaccgaagacgaagacgacgacgacccgTGCTCGCTGACGCTGGGGTTGGACGTGAGCGGCAGCCGCGAGGACAAGGCGGCAGAGGCCAGGAGGAAGGAGCTGACCAAGACGAGGCAGCCGCACACCCCTGGGGGAGACTAGCAGATCGATCGCCTGGACGGAGTTTACCTATAGGTTTTGAAATCGAAACTGTACTGTAGCAAACCAGCAATCCGTTTGCATAGAATCCAGAATTGCATGCACCGGTATGGTAAACATCAATCTATGTGTAATGTCGGCTACAGCGTCC carries:
- the LOC100826071 gene encoding uncharacterized protein LOC100826071, giving the protein MAGSSQRQCRRGVSAGGGDEDVELDAAMALADMAGAVAGAPPQPQAERSGAHGESEEEEASTRLSLELGRVGIQGAAAASSPCSSSSSAGGCPTHQQALPAVAAPGAGYGARPRHSTLTEAEKEAKRLRRVLANRESARQTILRRQAIRDELARKVADLSSQNESMKKEKETVMQEYLTLQETNKQLKEQVVAKTADRSPSPVPIAMPTGTAEAPAQRAEASQQAAAPPPPPQPGFLYATAGPSSAPVPVPYVWGTWPPGYEPPAAGAPPPPLCLPPMGAWYYPAPPSYAAQQSFAGAGGSPVGSGGGGTAGEEEDDTDDGADPCSLTLGLEVGGNGGGGGRADKAATAAEARKRRKELTRMKHARPGGDE
- the LOC112268704 gene encoding bZIP transcription factor 68-like translates to MQQLRRRPPPFARQEPRGVLLVDRTRPLARSADTKIALMSGNRQRQCLRGVAGGDDDVELGAAMALADMAGAVAAAPPPPQAERSSGAHGDGDYGEEEEASTRLSLELGKVGVQGAAAASSACSSAGQQHKQVLPAVAAPGAGYGARPRNSALTEAEKEAKRLRRVLANRESARQTILRRQAIRDELARKVADLASQNESMKKEKEAVMQEYLALQETNKQLREQARSFSLF